AAAACGGTGTGCGAAGGTGCCAATCGGTGGCGGCCTGATAGTGATCAGCCAAAGCCAGCAACTCACCTTCCTTGAAATAGTTGCCAATCAACTGCATGCCCACCGGGCGGCCTTTGTCGCCAAAGCCCACGGGCACGCTCATGCCAGGCAATCCGGCTAGGCTGGTACTGAGGGTGTAAATATCGGCCAAATACATTTGAACCGGGTCGGCAGACTTTTCACCCAGATTCCAGGCCACAGTGGGGCTGACCGGACCAGCAATGAAGTCGCACTGCTGAAAAGCCGCTTGGAAATCCTGCGCAATCAGGCGGCGAATTTTCTGGGCCTGCAAATAATAGGCGTCGTAGTAGCCATGTGACAGCACATAAGCGCCCACCATGATGCGGCGCTGCACCTCCAGACCAAAGCCTTCGGTGCGTGAGTTCTCGTACATGGACTTCAAATCGGTGTATTCGGCTGCGCGGTGGCCATAACGCACGCCATCAAAGCGTGACAGGTTTGAACTGGCTTCCGCAGGCGCAATCACATAATAAGCAGGAATCGACAATTCCGTACGGGGTAGGCTAATGTGAACCAGCGTGGCGCCCATGGCTTCAAGCTGTTTCAGTGCATCATCAATTGGTGCTCGCACGTCGGCGGCCAAGCCTTCTCCGAAGAACTCGGCGGGCAAGCCCACACGAATGCCAGCCAATGGCTTTGCCCCATCGCCACCGCGCAGGGGTTTGCCAAATCCGGCGGTGAAGTCTTCGCGCATGCCTTGGGAAACCGCTGGGCGCTGCACGCTGGTGCTGTCCTTCACATCAAAACCGACCATGGTATTCAATACCAGCGCGCAATCGCGCGCGCTGTGGGCCATGGGGCCAGCCTGGTCCAGGCTGCTGGCGTAGGCAATCATGCCGTAGCGGCTGCAACTGCCATAAGTGGGTTTGATGCCGGTGATACCGCACAGTGAAGCGGGCTGGCGAATCGAGCCGCCCGTGTCTGTACCCGTGGTGAACGGCACCACGCCTGCAGCCACCGCCACAGCAGACCCACCTGATGAACCACCGGGAACAGCCTGCGTGTCCCATGGGTTCAAGCAGGGGCCATAAGCGCTTTTCTCATTAGAAGACCCCATGGCGAACTCGTCGCAGTTGAGTTTGCCAATACTGACCGACCCCGCTGCATTCAAACGCGACACCACTTCAGCATCAAACGGGCTTTTGTAGCCAGCCAACATTTTTGAACCAGCCGTA
The nucleotide sequence above comes from Limnobacter thiooxidans. Encoded proteins:
- the gatA gene encoding Asp-tRNA(Asn)/Glu-tRNA(Gln) amidotransferase subunit GatA; the protein is MSSELQSISRLRTLLDEKKTSATELAQEALRSAGQQSSLNAFVDIRDDLTLEQAKVADARLAAGERGALLGIPTAHKDIFVTQGWTSTAGSKMLAGYKSPFDAEVVSRLNAAGSVSIGKLNCDEFAMGSSNEKSAYGPCLNPWDTQAVPGGSSGGSAVAVAAGVVPFTTGTDTGGSIRQPASLCGITGIKPTYGSCSRYGMIAYASSLDQAGPMAHSARDCALVLNTMVGFDVKDSTSVQRPAVSQGMREDFTAGFGKPLRGGDGAKPLAGIRVGLPAEFFGEGLAADVRAPIDDALKQLEAMGATLVHISLPRTELSIPAYYVIAPAEASSNLSRFDGVRYGHRAAEYTDLKSMYENSRTEGFGLEVQRRIMVGAYVLSHGYYDAYYLQAQKIRRLIAQDFQAAFQQCDFIAGPVSPTVAWNLGEKSADPVQMYLADIYTLSTSLAGLPGMSVPVGFGDKGRPVGMQLIGNYFKEGELLALADHYQAATDWHLRTPF